In a single window of the Methanobrevibacter sp. genome:
- a CDS encoding DUF116 domain-containing protein, which produces MFIESFYTFLGQLVVFLAILIVISFIVVLILGILIARKNQIKFPRFLLFAVDSMYFPFKSLAKLLKIDEYLIDDIAIKVRDELNKEKFKSVPAEKTLIFLPHCLRHRDCPATLQKEGLNCTECGLCSIGVIKKKAEPLGYKLYIVPGSSFVKKIVMESKFKAVIGVACHEDLNQMMMLLSDFCPQGVLLERTGCFETKVNVKKVFEKIDSKH; this is translated from the coding sequence ATGTTTATTGAATCATTTTATACATTTTTAGGACAATTAGTAGTTTTTCTGGCTATTCTTATAGTAATCTCATTTATTGTGGTTTTAATTTTAGGAATCTTAATAGCGAGAAAAAATCAAATCAAGTTTCCAAGATTCCTGCTGTTTGCCGTTGATTCAATGTATTTCCCTTTTAAGTCACTGGCAAAACTTTTAAAGATTGACGAATATTTAATTGATGACATTGCAATTAAAGTCAGAGACGAACTGAACAAGGAAAAGTTCAAGTCAGTTCCTGCTGAAAAAACATTGATTTTTTTGCCTCATTGTTTAAGACACAGAGACTGTCCTGCAACACTTCAAAAAGAAGGATTGAATTGTACTGAATGCGGATTATGTTCAATTGGAGTAATTAAGAAAAAAGCCGAACCCCTTGGGTATAAATTATATATTGTTCCAGGATCCAGTTTTGTTAAAAAAATAGTAATGGAAAGCAAATTCAAAGCAGTAATCGGCGTTGCTTGTCATGAAGATTTAAATCAGATGATGATGCTATTGTCTGACTTTTGCCCTCAGGGAGTCTTACTTGAAAGAACTGGGTGTTTTGAAACAAAAGTAAATGTTAAAAAAGTATTTGAAAAAATAGATTCAAAACACTAA